A single genomic interval of Spinacia oleracea cultivar Varoflay chromosome 6, BTI_SOV_V1, whole genome shotgun sequence harbors:
- the LOC130463666 gene encoding uncharacterized protein: protein MHDLMKVHLSEAQLCSIQKYSIKKAYGKLILPAAVKVYWASAVWCRLGQAKHRFITWLAVLERLNTKDRLRQFGLSMDDLCLLCGAATENHNHLFFGCHFSYQCWSHIASFLHISLTKCSLPQLIRWIHRRNISKFRKGVYYTFVWCTVYHIWKERNNSLWNNQISCIDKVCSMIKSSACNRLHSVLPKALSTTDSSWFCTLVEG from the coding sequence ATGCACGATTTGATGAAAGTGCATTTGTCTGAGGCTCAGCTATGTTCTATTCAGAAATACTCAATCAAAAAAGCATATGGCAAATTGATTCTTCCTGCTGCTGTAAAAGTTTACTGGGCTAGTGCTGTGTGGTGTCGTTTAGGCCAGGCTAAACATAGATTCATCACCTGGCTAGCTGTTTTAGAAAGATTGAACACTAAAGACAGATTAAGACAGTTTGGGCTGTCTATGGATGATTTATGCCTCCTATGTGGTGCTGCTACTGAGAACCATAACCATCTGTTCTTTGGCTGTCACTTTAGCTATCAGTGTTGGTCTCATATTGCCAGTTTTCTGCACATTAGTCTCACTAAGTGCAGCCTGCCTCAGTTGATCAGATGGATTCACAGGAGAAATATCTCAAAGTTCAGAAAAGGGGTGTATTATACCTTTGTATGGTGTACTGTCTACcatatttggaaagaaaggaataattctttgtggaacaatcagattagcTGCATTGATAAAGTGTGTAGCATGATTAAGAGTAGTGCATGTAATAGGTTACATTCTGTGTTGCCTAAAGCTCTTAGCACTACGGATAGTAGTTGGTTCTGCACCCTTGTTGAAGGGTAG